The genomic stretch ATACGAAGGGGAGGGAGACGCGCATGACTAGCGCCGTTGTTGACGCACGCCAGACGACCGTATTCATCGCCGGCGGGGGCCCCGTGGGGCTCGCGATGGCGCTGCTTCTCGACAGGTTCGGGATTGATTGCGTTGCGGTCGAGAAGAGTGCCACAACCACCGATCATCCTAAGTCGCGCGGCTGTTGGGTACGTACCATGGAGATCTTCCGGCAATGGGGGATCGAATCCGCGATCCGCGACCGCGGCCTGCAAGAAAATTCGGACGTGTTCGTGTACCTCGACAGTATTGCGGGGAGCGAGTTTGGCCGCACAAGGCCAGAGCCGAACGTCGGGCACACCCCGGCGTGGAAGTGCCTGGTCGCCCAGGATGCGGTCGAGGAAGAGATTCTCCGCGTGGTCGAGCGATCGAACCACGCCACCGTGTTGTTCAACACCGCATGCGAGTCATTCGAGGAGACCAACAGCGGGGTCCGGATCAGGACGCGATGCGAGAAGACGGGGGACATCATCGAGTGGAGTGCGGCTTATTTGATCGCCGCCGATGGCGCGGGCAGCCAGACCCGCCGCAGCGCGGGCATCGAGATGGTGGGACCAGCTACGCTGGCGGTGATGTCGAACGAATATTGGCGGGCCGACCTGTCGCGCCTGCCGATCGCCCGTGAGGCCGCCGGCTTCATGGTGATCCCGGACAAGCCCGGCCTGCCCCGCGCTGGCATCCTCAACACCAACGGCCGGGACCGCTGGTTGACGGTGACGCAGATCGGGCTGACCAAGGACGACCGCGAGCGGCCCTGGACCGATCAGGAATTCATCGAGATCGCGCGCGGCCATGTTGGAATTCCAGATCTCGACGTGACGCTCCTCAACCGTTCGATCTGGCGCGTCAGCATGCAGGTGGCCGAGAGGTTCCGCAGCGGCCGGGTATTCCTGGTCGGCGATTGCGCCCATCGCTTTCCGCCTACCGGCGGGTTCGGCCTGAATTCCGGGGTGCAGGACGCGCACAATCTGGCCTGGAAGCTGGCCTTTGTCCTCAAGGGCTGGGCCGGCGATCGTCTGCTCGACAGCTATTCCAGTGAGCGGCGGCCGGTCGCTCAATCCAACGCCAGCTTCAGCTTTGGCAACCGGGAGCGGATCGGCTTCACCGACGATGCGGTGCGGTCGCGGAATCCGGATCGGATCCGGTTCTGGATCAACGATATGGACAATCATCTGCACAGTATCGGCCAGAATCTCGGGCAGGTCTACGAAGACGGCGCGGTGATTCACGACGGCACCGTCGCCAAGGCGCTGAACTCCCGTTACTACACGCCGACCGATCGCCCCGGCGCGCGCTTTCCTCACATATGGCTCGATCCATCGCGCAGACATTCGACGCTGGACTGGTTCGACAAGGAGTTCGCCGTCGTCACCGGGCCGCTCGGCACGGAATGGCTTGAAGCCGGCCGGCAGGTTTCCAATCAGTCCGGCGTGCCGCTGTCGTTGA from Rhodopseudomonas sp. BAL398 encodes the following:
- a CDS encoding FAD-dependent monooxygenase, whose protein sequence is MTSAVVDARQTTVFIAGGGPVGLAMALLLDRFGIDCVAVEKSATTTDHPKSRGCWVRTMEIFRQWGIESAIRDRGLQENSDVFVYLDSIAGSEFGRTRPEPNVGHTPAWKCLVAQDAVEEEILRVVERSNHATVLFNTACESFEETNSGVRIRTRCEKTGDIIEWSAAYLIAADGAGSQTRRSAGIEMVGPATLAVMSNEYWRADLSRLPIAREAAGFMVIPDKPGLPRAGILNTNGRDRWLTVTQIGLTKDDRERPWTDQEFIEIARGHVGIPDLDVTLLNRSIWRVSMQVAERFRSGRVFLVGDCAHRFPPTGGFGLNSGVQDAHNLAWKLAFVLKGWAGDRLLDSYSSERRPVAQSNASFSFGNRERIGFTDDAVRSRNPDRIRFWINDMDNHLHSIGQNLGQVYEDGAVIHDGTVAKALNSRYYTPTDRPGARFPHIWLDPSRRHSTLDWFDKEFAVVTGPLGTEWLEAGRQVSNQSGVPLSLKQLPAADPAAGFELGMRGAALVRPDGYVAWRMPWLPSDPAKELAGALSTLLH